The nucleotide window TCGCACTATGTACTTACGGAATCCCCCCTTTCCTGTGATATAGACGATATAGACTTCGATGGATCAAGACCCAATGTAAAAAATGTCCTAGGAGGCGCAGCATCATTTGCCGTCGTTGGTGCCCGCTTGGTGACCGGAAGAGAACATTCGCAGGCTGTGAGCTGGATTGTGGATGTTGGCTCCGACTTCCCTCCAGATGTTCTCGATCTGCTCAAGTCGTGGGATACAAACTGTGTATTCCGGGAGGACCAAAGTCGCTTGACAACCAGGGCCTGGAATGGTTATGGTCCGAATGAGAAGCGAGGTCGGTATCCATCCTTAGAATCTGCAGCTATAACGACACAAATACTAATTTGTCGCAGACTTCAAATACCTGACCCCAAAGTTGCGCCTGGAACCAGAAATGCTGTCTGATGCTCAGGTGTTCTCCAAGACCTTCCACATGgtctgctcctcctcgcgTTGTATTTCAATTGTACAAACAATTTTGCGCAGACGGGAGGAGCTACAGCGAGCAGGCAAAGCTCCCCCAGTGGAGCACGCTGCGAAAAGACCTATTTTCGTTTGGGAACCTGTGCCGGATCTATGCACAccagaagagcaagagcgGTTCCTTGCGGCAAACCAAGTTGTAGATGTTGTGAGCCCCAACGAACTGGAACTCGGAATGATGTTTGGTCAGCCTGGTTGGAGCGAGGACACCGACTATGGGAAGAGCATCgtcaagaagatccttgAGTCAGGTATTGGTCCTGATGGGAACGGGCATTTGGTTATCAGAGCCGGTAAAGACGGCAGCTACTCTTACTCTAGATCCCAGAGGGTCTGGCTGCCCGCCTACCATCAGCCCAGTGCTTCAGGGGCGTCGGCGGTAGTTGACCCCACTGGCGCAGGCAATTCTTTTCTGGGTGCCCTGACACAGGGCATGGTGAGTGCAGGCAGAAAACCAGCCAATCTTGTCGACTCGGTCCTCGCAGGATCTACAGCATGGCAGGAAGCAGTGCAAGCTGCTGCACAGCATAGCCAGGTCTTGACGGCCTTGATTTTTGCTACTGTGGCGGCCAGCTTCGTGGTGGAGCAGATTGGAGTGCCTCGCATGTCTACATCCAGTGATGGAAAGGAGCTTTGGAACGAGACTGAGTTCACGGAACGGGTCCGTCTGTACACACAGCGCTTGTATCGAACATTGGAAGAGTCTCCTCAGAAGCACTTTCAGATCAACTGACCGTATGGAAGAACGCCCTTCTATTGTCGTACAGCCCACAAAATTATGAAACAAAACCTGGCATGCCATAGAAAACCACCACAGGTACTCATTTTCCCACAACTACCTCTTCATCCTATTGCCGCTCTATGACCGGTTCTGGGCGGCCAGCTGCTTTTCGTGTTCTCTGATTTCCCGGCTCCAGCTAGATAGAAGCAATATAAAGTCAATGACTGCTGCTTAGAAACACATGACACGAGATTGGCTGAGGGGACTGACTAGCGACTGGGGAAGAATCTGCCGGGTTCGGGCATCTTGTCACGGTGCTCACGGTCGGCACTGATGCTCCAGGTCACAGCGACAACTCCAAGGACAGCGGCGCCAATGATGGCCGTGTTGACCCTCCAGTTTGCGGGCTGAGCGTACCAGCCACCCGCGGGAGACCAGACTTCCTTGGGATACCTGCGGAAAGAATTCAGTCAATCTCAGATGCAAAGGTGGTCCCAGGTGGGAGAAGAGTCGCATACGGGATCTTGCCGCCTCCACCCATGGTGTATTGAGGGTATCTAGAATGAACGTAGGGGAAAGACGTGGACAATGGCTCGCTGAGAAGCTCGTCGTTATTCTGAGCGGGTTGGAAGCCGAAATGGCCGTCGTTCGTCCCTCGTCCCAGACCCCGTGACGCTATATCCGTATTTGGTTTAGCGCCACCTGGCCGATTCTCACACGACCGCCAGACCCCGTGACTTTCTCCGAAGCTCGACTTTTCTCTACCGACCAAAAGTTCGTGCCGGCTCAAGTTGGATCTGCCCCCGTCTTGAACACTCCACGCCACGTCCCCGGGCGGTCATTACAGTTGATTTCGgtctttttctaatttacGGCCCAACACCCACACAGTTGCCCAGATGAAGAGGCTGCAGCTCCAACGATGGAGCAGTTCGGTCCTTTCGGCGCAAGCCCGGACTGGTGGCCGCCTGCAGCACCGTCTCTACACTGGCATCCGGCATCAATCGACCGCTTCGCCTGCTGCGCCGGCTGCCAATGATCAATTGCTCGAGGAAGACCTTCTAGCATCATCTATTCGCCCCCCTACCTCCCGACAGTCGAAGTACCAACTCCCGTCTCCCCCGGTCGAGGCCGCACGCGAGTCCGCCAAACTGGCTGCGCTTCACGCACGACTTTACCTTCCTTCACGATTACCCCTCGAGACCCTTGCTCGCTCTCTCGTGGACGCCTCGGCTGATCCCAACCCCAAATTCAACAATGAGTCTCTGGCCACCCTTGGTCACGATTTGTTGACACACTACACCTCCGAATACCTCATCTGCACGTATCCCCGACTCCCCTTGACCGTTATATTCGCAGCCATGTATGCGTATGTCGGGCCCAAGACATTGGCCGCAATGGCGAGAGAATGGGGTGTGGAGtccgctgctgctcctggtGGAGAAGTTGACCCCGGCTACCTGCAGTTCAATAGAGTCCTCCCGGGAGTTGATGTGCACTCGAAGCCTGTCACTGGCACGGCGAGACCTCACGAAGATCAGACACATTGGCGGAAGTCGATCACATCAAGTGTTGTCTACGACAATGAGTTCGGAGATCCAGTCAAGGGGCCCAAGGATCCCTCGGAACAGTCCAAGCAGGACGCCCAGAACACCCAGGGCGTGACCGCCGAACAGGCTAACGCAACCTTTGTGCGTGCTGTTATGGGTGCTATCTACCTGCACGCAGGCCGCCCTGCTGCCAAGCGATTCTTCGAGCAGCACTTCCTCTCTCGTCACCTCAACATCTCCGACCTGTTCAACTTCTCCCAACCCGCTCGGGATCTT belongs to Aspergillus luchuensis IFO 4308 DNA, chromosome 3, nearly complete sequence and includes:
- a CDS encoding ribokinase family protein (COG:G;~EggNog:ENOG410PK8Q;~InterPro:IPR029056,IPR011611,IPR034094;~PFAM:PF00294), yielding MLEGHGSSEHSRDNVDFCTMGMFILDDIDFDGSRPNVKNVLGGAASFAVVGARLVTGREHSQAVSWIVDVGSDFPPDVLDLLKSWDTNCVFREDQSRLTTRAWNGYGPNEKRDFKYLTPKLRLEPEMLSDAQVFSKTFHMVCSSSRCISIVQTILRRREELQRAGKAPPVEHAAKRPIFVWEPVPDLCTPEEQERFLAANQVVDVVSPNELELGMMFGQPGWSEDTDYGKSIVKKILESGIGPDGNGHLVIRAGKDGSYSYSRSQRVWLPAYHQPSASGASAVVDPTGAGNSFLGALTQGMVSAGRKPANLVDSVLAGSTAWQEAVQAAAQHSQVLTALIFATVAASFVVEQIGVPRMSTSSDGKELWNETEFTERVRLYTQRLYRTLEESPQKHFQIN
- a CDS encoding mitochondrial 54S ribosomal protein mL44 (BUSCO:EOG09263CGP;~COG:J;~EggNog:ENOG410PFDN;~InterPro:IPR000999,IPR014720,IPR036389;~PFAM:PF00035,PF00636;~go_function: GO:0004525 - ribonuclease III activity [Evidence IEA];~go_process: GO:0006396 - RNA processing [Evidence IEA]) is translated as MKRLQLQRWSSSVLSAQARTGGRLQHRLYTGIRHQSTASPAAPAANDQLLEEDLLASSIRPPTSRQSKYQLPSPPVEAARESAKLAALHARLYLPSRLPLETLARSLVDASADPNPKFNNESLATLGHDLLTHYTSEYLICTYPRLPLTVIFAAMYAYVGPKTLAAMAREWGVESAAAPGGEVDPGYLQFNRVLPGVDVHSKPVTGTARPHEDQTHWRKSITSSVVYDNEFGDPVKGPKDPSEQSKQDAQNTQGVTAEQANATFVRAVMGAIYLHAGRPAAKRFFEQHFLSRHLNISDLFNFSQPARDLARLCARENFEQPVARIISETGRKSRHPVFVVGIYSGQDKLGEGAGASLLEARSRAAVAALKGWYLYSPLNVRVPSSMEEEGAAPWKPVHVDLGEVIV
- a CDS encoding uncharacterized protein (COG:S;~EggNog:ENOG410PQUN;~TransMembrane:1 (o29-48i)); translation: MGGGGKIPYPKEVWSPAGGWYAQPANWRVNTAIIGAAVLGVVAVTWSISADREHRDKMPEPGRFFPSRYWSREIREHEKQLAAQNRS